A genomic stretch from Methanocella sp. includes:
- a CDS encoding winged helix-turn-helix domain-containing protein, which yields MPVKARPADGMPDVLIVDKPQDIRLIFSEKHNMVLKLVMEKELSISDIARALNMNPGSAYYYLKELEKHGLVRLVREEVKGGIVKKYYRAAARRILMDTPDFNRRQLSMPAADLAGHLLRSVEFLGYHVLPDNVEDAKDLLLRYDRRVRELIFDLENRGLGNVENNAITLQNSYYLILSIQSKSDPEMGRILSEFDKLFLPYE from the coding sequence ATGCCAGTTAAAGCGAGGCCGGCCGACGGGATGCCTGACGTACTTATTGTTGATAAGCCGCAGGACATACGGCTGATATTTAGCGAAAAGCATAACATGGTCCTGAAGCTCGTAATGGAGAAAGAGCTTTCCATTTCCGATATTGCCCGGGCGCTGAACATGAATCCCGGGTCGGCATATTATTACCTGAAGGAGCTGGAAAAGCATGGTCTGGTCAGGCTCGTGCGCGAGGAGGTCAAGGGCGGTATCGTTAAAAAGTACTACCGGGCGGCCGCCCGGCGTATCCTCATGGATACGCCCGACTTTAACCGCCGGCAACTGTCGATGCCGGCCGCGGACCTGGCAGGGCACCTTCTCAGGTCGGTCGAATTCCTGGGATATCACGTGTTACCCGATAACGTCGAGGATGCAAAGGACCTGCTGTTACGCTACGACCGGCGTGTTCGGGAGCTCATCTTCGACCTGGAAAACCGGGGCCTCGGGAACGTAGAAAATAATGCCATCACGCTCCAAAACTCGTACTACCTGATCTTGAGTATCCAGTCTAAGAGCGACCCGGAAATGGGCAGGATATTGAGCGAGTTCGATAAGCTGTTCCTGCCATACGAATGA